One stretch of Serinicoccus hydrothermalis DNA includes these proteins:
- the trxA gene encoding thioredoxin has product MSITNTTDATFTEDVLQHDGPVLVDFWAPWCGPCKMIAPILEELSEEWGDKLKVVKLNTDENPETTGSYGITGIPTMHVYSGGEVVKTIVGALPKKKLASELEPYTA; this is encoded by the coding sequence ATGAGCATCACCAATACGACAGACGCGACCTTCACCGAGGACGTGCTGCAGCACGACGGGCCCGTCCTGGTGGACTTCTGGGCCCCCTGGTGCGGGCCGTGCAAGATGATCGCACCCATCCTCGAGGAGCTCTCCGAGGAGTGGGGCGACAAGCTCAAGGTGGTCAAGCTCAACACCGACGAGAACCCCGAGACCACCGGGAGCTACGGCATCACCGGGATCCCGACGATGCACGTCTACTCAGGTGGTGAGGTCGTCAAGACCATCGTCGGGGCGCTGCCGAAGAAGAAGCTCGCCTCCGAGCTGGAGCCGTACACCGCCTGA
- the dnaN gene encoding DNA polymerase III subunit beta translates to MKFRVERDVLSEAVAWVVRGLSNRPPVPVLAGVLLTADPEGTLTFSAYDYEVSATVTVEAEVSEGGQVLVLGRLLADIARNLPAKPVEVSTDGSKVSLTCGSSRFSLIQMPVADYPQLPGQAEASGSVPGDSFTQAVNQVSIAADRGDTLPILTGVRVEIAGEKITMLATDRYRLAQRELTWSPGMTDADHVCLIPARTLSETAKSLGASASVDLSLGEAGRGDGLVGFEAGQRRTTTRLLDGEYPKVTSIFPSSVDSVAVVDTQAFIEAVRRVALVAERNTPVRLRFSDGQLAIEAGTGDDAQGSEAVESTLEGPEIEIAFNPQFLLDGLNVLGQPFTRLSFTQPSRPAVISGQAELEGEADDSYRYVLMPVRFAG, encoded by the coding sequence GTGAAGTTCCGTGTCGAGCGCGATGTGCTCTCCGAGGCGGTGGCGTGGGTCGTCCGCGGCCTGTCCAACCGCCCGCCCGTCCCGGTGCTGGCCGGTGTGCTGCTCACCGCCGACCCGGAGGGCACGTTGACGTTCTCCGCCTACGACTACGAGGTGTCGGCGACCGTCACCGTCGAGGCCGAGGTCTCCGAGGGGGGACAGGTGCTCGTCCTCGGCCGGCTGCTCGCGGACATCGCCCGCAACCTGCCGGCGAAGCCGGTCGAGGTGTCCACGGACGGGAGCAAGGTCTCCCTCACCTGTGGCTCGAGCCGGTTCTCGCTCATCCAGATGCCGGTCGCGGACTACCCGCAGCTGCCGGGCCAGGCCGAGGCCAGCGGCTCGGTACCGGGGGACTCCTTCACCCAGGCCGTCAACCAGGTCTCCATCGCGGCGGACCGCGGTGACACCCTGCCGATCCTCACCGGCGTGCGGGTCGAGATCGCCGGCGAGAAGATCACCATGCTCGCCACCGACCGCTACCGGCTCGCCCAGCGCGAGCTCACCTGGTCCCCGGGCATGACCGATGCCGACCACGTGTGCCTCATCCCGGCCCGCACCCTCTCCGAGACCGCGAAGTCCCTCGGCGCAAGCGCGTCGGTGGACCTCTCCCTGGGCGAGGCCGGCCGCGGTGACGGGCTGGTCGGGTTCGAGGCCGGCCAGCGACGCACGACCACCCGCCTGCTCGACGGCGAGTACCCCAAGGTCACCTCGATCTTCCCCTCGTCGGTGGACTCCGTCGCCGTCGTCGACACCCAGGCCTTCATCGAGGCGGTGCGCCGTGTCGCGCTCGTCGCCGAGCGCAACACCCCGGTGCGGTTGCGCTTCTCCGACGGCCAGCTCGCGATCGAGGCGGGCACCGGGGACGATGCCCAGGGCAGCGAGGCGGTCGAGTCCACGCTCGAGGGGCCGGAGATCGAGATCGCCTTCAACCCGCAGTTCCTGCTCGACGGGCTGAACGTCCTCGGTCAGCCCTTCACCCGGCTGTCCTTCACCCAGCCCTCCCGGCCGGCGGTCATCTCCGGCCAGGCCGAGCTGGAGGGCGAGGCCGACGACAGCTACCGCTACGTCCTCATGCCCGTGCGCTTCGCCGGCTGA
- the rnpA gene encoding ribonuclease P protein component, producing MLRGSRDGRRRRRAGTPFLVVHVSVPAVSATDDASSPCPRVGLVVSRAVGNAVVRNRTSRRLRSLVRERLKDLPDGTDLVVRALPPAAAASTQQLAGALDEGLARVMERVA from the coding sequence GTGCTGCGGGGCAGCCGTGACGGGCGGCGGCGACGTCGGGCCGGCACCCCTTTCCTCGTCGTGCACGTCTCCGTCCCCGCGGTCAGCGCCACCGACGACGCGTCGTCCCCGTGCCCACGCGTCGGCCTCGTCGTGTCCCGTGCCGTCGGCAACGCCGTGGTGCGCAACCGGACCAGCCGGCGCCTCCGCTCCCTCGTGCGGGAGCGGCTGAAGGACCTTCCGGACGGCACGGACCTGGTCGTGCGAGCCCTGCCACCGGCGGCAGCGGCGAGCACGCAGCAGCTCGCCGGAGCGCTCGACGAGGGCCTGGCACGGGTCATGGAGCGGGTCGCATGA
- a CDS encoding ParB/RepB/Spo0J family partition protein — protein MSERRRGLGRGLGALIPPAAESERERPRDVFFSRAAQETPTEEGRSTGNTGLPEAVGKTDTAHVPDANDTTSPTGSTVTSGSTGNIEQDDSSLAPVPGAVFVEIPVDHIRPNPRQPREVFDEDELAELVASIRELGVLQPVVVRRTPPQEVEEGAPAYELVMGERRLRASQAADQATIPAILRATEDEHMLRDALLENLHRAQLNPLEEAAAYQQLLEDFGCTHDELAGRIGRSRPQISNTIRLLKLPPMVQRRVASGVLSAGHARALLGLPDGAAMERMAQRIVAEGLSVRSVEEIITLGSDDAPPRRRRGAAVPAPDLAEVADTWSGRLDTRVQVSMGRRKGKMVIEFAGKDDLDRILDLLEQSASAD, from the coding sequence ATGAGCGAACGACGTCGAGGTCTGGGACGAGGCCTCGGAGCCCTGATCCCTCCGGCGGCCGAGAGTGAGCGGGAGCGTCCCCGGGACGTGTTCTTCTCGCGTGCCGCGCAGGAGACGCCGACAGAGGAAGGACGTTCCACGGGAAACACTGGTCTCCCGGAGGCCGTGGGGAAGACGGACACCGCTCACGTTCCGGACGCCAACGACACCACCAGCCCCACCGGTAGCACGGTCACCTCTGGTTCCACGGGAAACATCGAGCAGGACGACTCCTCGCTCGCCCCGGTCCCGGGTGCGGTCTTCGTGGAGATCCCCGTGGACCACATCCGTCCCAACCCGCGGCAGCCTCGCGAGGTCTTCGACGAGGACGAGCTCGCCGAGCTGGTGGCCAGCATCCGGGAGCTGGGGGTCCTCCAGCCGGTCGTCGTCCGCAGGACCCCGCCGCAGGAGGTGGAGGAGGGAGCGCCCGCCTACGAGCTGGTCATGGGCGAGCGACGGCTACGTGCCTCGCAGGCCGCCGACCAGGCGACGATCCCCGCCATCCTGCGCGCCACCGAGGACGAGCACATGCTCCGGGACGCGCTGCTGGAGAACCTCCACCGAGCGCAGCTGAACCCCTTGGAGGAGGCAGCGGCCTACCAGCAGCTGCTCGAGGACTTCGGGTGCACCCACGACGAGCTCGCCGGACGCATCGGCCGGTCCCGCCCGCAGATCAGCAACACCATCCGGCTGCTGAAGCTGCCGCCGATGGTGCAGCGCCGCGTGGCCTCCGGCGTGCTCAGCGCCGGCCACGCCCGCGCACTGCTCGGGCTGCCCGACGGGGCGGCCATGGAGCGGATGGCCCAGCGCATCGTCGCCGAAGGGCTGTCCGTGCGCTCGGTCGAGGAGATCATCACCCTCGGCTCGGACGACGCGCCGCCCCGCCGCCGGCGTGGCGCCGCCGTCCCCGCGCCCGACCTGGCCGAGGTGGCCGACACCTGGTCCGGACGCCTCGACACCCGCGTGCAGGTCTCGATGGGTCGGCGCAAGGGCAAGATGGTCATCGAGTTCGCCGGCAAGGACGACCTGGACCGCATCCTGGACCTGCTGGAGCAGAGCGCTTCAGCAGACTGA
- a CDS encoding protein jag produces the protein MTTTNDSDTNTETQDVTDVTSTSAATEDHGSASGSTADQGAEHLVREGEVAADFLETLLDIADLDGDLEVDVDGDRAAVALVDSEDGAAPRRLVGPGGSVLEALQELTRLAVQASTGERSRLMLDVAGYRADRRRVLVTQAREAVEAVKQSGERQELEPMTAFERKVVHDEVLAAGLSSESEGNEPSRYVVVLPAD, from the coding sequence ATGACCACGACGAACGACAGCGACACCAACACCGAGACTCAGGATGTGACCGATGTCACATCTACCTCGGCCGCGACCGAGGACCACGGGAGTGCCAGCGGCTCGACGGCCGACCAGGGCGCCGAGCACCTCGTCCGGGAGGGCGAGGTCGCCGCGGACTTCCTGGAGACCCTGCTGGACATCGCCGACCTCGACGGGGACCTCGAGGTCGACGTCGACGGAGACCGCGCGGCCGTGGCCCTCGTCGACTCCGAGGACGGCGCGGCTCCGCGGCGGCTGGTCGGACCGGGCGGCTCGGTCCTGGAGGCGCTGCAGGAGCTCACCCGGCTCGCGGTGCAGGCGAGCACCGGCGAGCGCAGCCGGCTGATGCTCGACGTCGCCGGCTACCGTGCCGACCGCCGCCGTGTCCTGGTCACCCAGGCCCGCGAGGCGGTCGAGGCGGTGAAGCAGTCCGGTGAGCGGCAGGAGCTCGAGCCGATGACGGCCTTCGAGCGCAAGGTCGTGCACGACGAGGTGCTGGCTGCGGGGCTGAGCTCGGAGTCGGAGGGCAACGAGCCCTCCCGCTACGTCGTCGTCCTGCCCGCTGACTGA
- the rpmH gene encoding 50S ribosomal protein L34 gives MSKRTFQPNNRRRAKKHGFRLRMRTRAGRGILAARRRKGRSALSA, from the coding sequence ATGAGCAAGCGCACCTTCCAGCCGAACAACCGCCGTCGCGCCAAGAAGCACGGCTTCCGTCTGCGGATGCGGACCCGCGCGGGCCGCGGCATCCTCGCCGCGCGTCGTCGCAAGGGCCGTTCCGCCCTCTCGGCCTGA
- the dnaA gene encoding chromosomal replication initiator protein DnaA codes for MSQPTTTSEDVWARVVDQLETAGINARERAFLQLTRMVGVIDTTVLLAVPYPHTKEMLETSLRQPIEDGLSRELDLEIRVAITVDDALRERVEEEADDEADDTSGGATTRESLTRPASAPSSSTSADPAPDDARSRATNGIPRPATPAGPAVTGAADEARLNPKYTFDTFVSGPSNRFAHAASLAVAESPARAYNPLFIYGESGLGKTHLLHAIGHYARKLYPGVRVRYVNSEEFTNDFINSIRDDKAGAFQRRYRNVDFLLVDDIQFLQGKEQTVEEFFHTFNTLHNSEKQVVITSDQPPKRLSGFAERMRSRFEWGLLTDVQPPDLETRIAILRKKAAQEGMQLPDEVLEHIASRISTNIRELEGALIRVTAFASLSSQRADADLAAHVLKDIVPGSDTAQITVSTIIREVSEYFQITIDELCGTSRSRTLVNARQVAMYLCRELTDLSLPKIGQEFGGRDHTTVMHAERKIRAQIGERRALYDQIAELTGSIRRASQR; via the coding sequence ATGTCCCAGCCCACGACCACCTCCGAGGACGTCTGGGCCCGGGTGGTCGACCAGCTGGAGACCGCGGGTATCAACGCCCGGGAGCGTGCCTTCCTGCAGCTCACCCGGATGGTGGGGGTCATCGACACGACCGTGCTGCTTGCGGTGCCGTACCCGCACACCAAGGAGATGCTCGAGACCAGCCTGCGCCAGCCGATCGAGGACGGCCTGTCGCGCGAGCTCGACCTCGAGATCCGGGTGGCCATCACCGTCGACGACGCCCTGCGCGAGCGGGTCGAGGAGGAGGCGGACGACGAGGCCGACGACACGTCGGGCGGCGCCACCACCCGCGAGTCCCTCACCAGGCCAGCCTCGGCACCCAGCTCCAGCACCTCCGCCGACCCTGCCCCCGACGACGCCCGGTCCAGGGCGACCAACGGCATACCCCGGCCGGCCACCCCGGCCGGTCCGGCCGTGACCGGGGCGGCCGACGAGGCCCGGCTCAACCCGAAGTACACCTTCGACACCTTCGTGTCCGGCCCCTCCAACCGGTTCGCGCACGCCGCGTCGCTGGCGGTCGCCGAGTCCCCGGCGCGCGCCTACAACCCGCTGTTCATCTACGGCGAGTCCGGTCTGGGCAAGACCCACCTGCTGCACGCCATCGGGCACTACGCCCGCAAGCTGTACCCGGGGGTGCGGGTGCGCTACGTGAACTCCGAGGAGTTCACCAACGACTTCATCAACTCGATCCGCGACGACAAGGCCGGGGCGTTCCAGCGGCGCTACCGCAACGTGGACTTCCTCCTCGTCGACGACATCCAGTTCCTGCAGGGCAAGGAGCAGACGGTCGAGGAGTTCTTCCACACCTTCAACACGCTGCACAACAGCGAGAAGCAGGTCGTCATCACCTCCGACCAGCCGCCCAAGCGGCTCTCCGGCTTCGCCGAGCGGATGCGGAGCCGGTTCGAGTGGGGTCTACTCACCGATGTGCAGCCCCCTGACCTGGAGACCCGCATCGCCATCCTGCGCAAGAAGGCGGCGCAGGAGGGTATGCAGCTGCCGGACGAGGTCCTGGAGCACATCGCCAGCCGCATCTCGACCAACATCCGCGAGCTGGAGGGTGCCCTCATCCGGGTCACGGCCTTCGCCTCGCTGTCCTCGCAGCGCGCGGACGCCGACCTGGCGGCGCACGTCCTCAAGGACATCGTGCCGGGCAGCGACACCGCCCAGATCACCGTCTCGACGATCATCCGCGAGGTCTCCGAGTACTTCCAGATCACGATCGACGAGCTCTGCGGCACCTCCCGGTCACGCACCCTGGTCAACGCCCGCCAGGTGGCGATGTACCTGTGCCGGGAGCTGACCGACCTCTCGCTGCCGAAGATCGGGCAGGAGTTCGGCGGCCGGGACCACACCACCGTCATGCACGCCGAGCGCAAGATCCGGGCTCAGATCGGTGAGCGTCGCGCGCTCTACGACCAGATCGCCGAGCTCACCGGCAGCATCCGCCGCGCCTCCCAGCGCTGA
- the gnd gene encoding phosphogluconate dehydrogenase (NAD(+)-dependent, decarboxylating), whose translation MKIGMIGLGKMGSNMRERLRRSGIEVVGYDLDENLRDADSIEEMVEQLESPKIVWVMVPHGDPTRSTVEKLGELLQEGDLIIEGGNSKYTEDRELDAIMEPKGIGYVDCGVSGGIWGLDNGYGLMCGGRDADVERAMPVFDALRPEGPREEGFVHAGEVGAGHYAKMVHNGIEYGLMHAYAEGFELLLAKDIVKDVKGCFQAWSRGTVVRSWLLDLLVTALDDTPELKGIDEYTTDSGEGRWTVEEAIENAVPMPVISAALFARFASRQENSPAMQAVAALRGQFGGHAVKMLDDESSRDPEQVEVHQGAEAQRPDPGESRPGDGS comes from the coding sequence ATGAAGATCGGCATGATCGGGCTGGGCAAGATGGGCAGCAACATGCGCGAGCGGCTGCGACGCTCGGGCATCGAGGTCGTGGGCTACGACCTGGACGAGAACCTGCGCGACGCGGACAGCATCGAGGAGATGGTCGAGCAGCTCGAGAGCCCCAAGATCGTCTGGGTGATGGTGCCGCACGGCGACCCCACCCGGTCCACCGTGGAGAAACTCGGCGAGCTGCTGCAGGAGGGTGACCTCATCATCGAGGGCGGCAACTCCAAGTACACCGAGGACCGCGAGCTGGACGCGATCATGGAGCCCAAGGGCATCGGCTACGTCGACTGCGGCGTGTCCGGCGGCATCTGGGGCCTGGACAACGGCTACGGCCTCATGTGCGGCGGCCGCGACGCCGACGTCGAGCGGGCCATGCCCGTCTTCGACGCGCTGCGGCCCGAGGGGCCCCGCGAGGAGGGCTTCGTGCACGCCGGCGAGGTCGGGGCGGGCCACTACGCCAAGATGGTGCACAACGGCATCGAGTACGGCCTCATGCACGCCTACGCCGAGGGCTTCGAGCTCCTGCTCGCCAAGGACATCGTCAAGGACGTCAAGGGCTGCTTCCAGGCCTGGAGCCGCGGCACCGTCGTCCGCTCCTGGCTGCTGGACCTGCTCGTCACCGCGCTCGACGACACCCCCGAGCTCAAGGGCATCGACGAGTACACGACCGACTCCGGCGAGGGCCGCTGGACCGTCGAGGAGGCGATCGAGAACGCCGTGCCGATGCCGGTCATCAGCGCCGCCCTCTTCGCCCGTTTCGCCTCCCGGCAGGAGAACTCCCCCGCCATGCAGGCCGTCGCCGCGCTGCGCGGCCAGTTCGGCGGGCACGCGGTGAAGATGCTCGACGACGAGAGCAGCCGCGACCCCGAGCAGGTCGAGGTGCACCAGGGAGCCGAGGCCCAGCGTCCCGACCCGGGCGAGTCCCGCCCCGGCGACGGGTCCTGA
- the trxB gene encoding thioredoxin-disulfide reductase: MSIDLISGIGGPAPGGDDATPALREVIVIGSGPAGYTAAVYAARANLAPLVFEGSVTAGGALMNTTEVENFPGFPEGILGPQLMMDMREQAERFGAELVRDDVVEVDLTGPVKRVTDADGTVHEARAVILAMGSAYRELGIPREQELSGHGVSWCATCDGAFFRDQDILVVGGGDSAMEEATFLSRFARSVTVVHRRDELRASSIMAERARSDAKIGFAWNSAVAELHGTPKLSTVTLSDTRTGETREVEATGLFIAIGHDPRNELVRGQVELDPEGYVVVQGRGTATDVPGVFACGDLVDHTYRQAITAAGTGCAAALDAERYLAALDDTLDEPQLVTTSVAREGDS; this comes from the coding sequence ATGAGCATCGACCTGATCTCCGGCATCGGCGGTCCCGCCCCCGGCGGCGACGACGCGACCCCTGCGCTGCGGGAGGTCATCGTCATCGGGTCCGGTCCAGCGGGCTACACGGCTGCGGTCTACGCCGCGAGGGCCAATCTCGCACCCCTCGTCTTCGAGGGGTCGGTCACCGCCGGCGGGGCGCTCATGAACACGACCGAGGTCGAGAACTTCCCCGGGTTCCCCGAGGGGATCCTCGGCCCCCAGCTCATGATGGACATGCGCGAGCAGGCCGAGCGCTTCGGTGCCGAGCTGGTCCGGGACGACGTCGTCGAGGTCGACCTGACCGGCCCGGTCAAGCGCGTGACGGACGCCGACGGCACGGTCCACGAGGCCCGCGCGGTGATCCTGGCGATGGGCTCGGCCTACCGCGAGCTGGGGATCCCGCGCGAGCAGGAGCTCTCCGGCCACGGTGTCTCGTGGTGCGCGACCTGCGACGGTGCCTTCTTCCGCGACCAGGACATCCTGGTCGTCGGGGGCGGTGACTCCGCGATGGAGGAGGCCACCTTCCTCAGCCGGTTCGCCCGGTCCGTCACCGTGGTGCACCGCCGCGACGAGCTGCGGGCGAGCAGCATCATGGCCGAGCGGGCCCGGTCCGACGCGAAGATCGGTTTCGCGTGGAACTCCGCGGTCGCCGAGCTGCACGGCACGCCCAAGCTGAGCACGGTGACGCTGAGCGACACCCGCACCGGGGAGACCCGGGAGGTCGAGGCGACCGGCCTGTTCATCGCGATCGGCCACGACCCGCGCAACGAGCTCGTCCGTGGCCAGGTCGAGCTCGACCCCGAGGGTTACGTCGTCGTCCAGGGTCGCGGCACGGCCACCGACGTCCCCGGCGTCTTCGCGTGCGGTGACCTGGTCGACCACACCTACCGGCAGGCCATCACCGCAGCCGGCACCGGGTGCGCCGCGGCCCTCGACGCCGAGCGCTACCTGGCCGCCCTCGACGACACCCTGGACGAACCACAGCTTGTCACGACATCCGTTGCGAGAGAAGGAGATTCATGA
- a CDS encoding ParA family protein produces the protein MNNLSAEAPGSADDVSRETTTIAQLDDVPARRPWTGTRIITVSNQKGGVGKTTSAVNLAAAMAESGLRVLVIDMDPQGNASTALSIPHSSGTAGIYDVLIEGVPLADVVQPCPQVLGLSCAPATIDLAGAEIELVPLVARENRLRRALATYLEGQAQEVDLVVIDCPPSLGLLTVNALVAARELLIPIQCEYYALEGLSQLLKNVELIQQHLNSDLQVSTILLTMFDGRTRLASDVAEQVREHFGDRVLRTAIPRSVRISEAPSHGETVITYDPASSGALSYAEAAAEMRTTKESA, from the coding sequence GTGAACAATCTGTCGGCCGAGGCACCTGGGTCTGCCGACGATGTTTCACGGGAAACGACCACGATCGCCCAGCTCGACGACGTGCCCGCACGGCGACCATGGACCGGGACCCGCATCATCACCGTCTCCAACCAGAAGGGCGGCGTCGGCAAGACCACGTCCGCCGTGAACCTGGCGGCTGCGATGGCGGAGAGCGGCCTACGGGTGCTCGTCATCGACATGGACCCGCAGGGCAATGCCAGCACCGCCCTGTCCATCCCGCACTCCAGCGGGACGGCCGGCATCTACGACGTCCTCATCGAGGGAGTTCCGCTGGCCGACGTCGTGCAGCCCTGTCCGCAGGTCCTCGGGCTCTCGTGCGCGCCCGCCACCATCGACCTCGCCGGCGCGGAGATCGAGCTGGTCCCGCTCGTCGCCCGGGAGAACCGTCTACGGCGCGCACTCGCCACCTACCTCGAGGGGCAGGCGCAGGAGGTCGACCTCGTCGTCATCGACTGCCCGCCGAGCCTGGGACTGCTGACGGTCAACGCCCTGGTCGCCGCGCGCGAGCTGCTCATCCCCATCCAGTGCGAGTACTACGCGCTCGAAGGGTTGAGCCAGCTGCTGAAGAACGTCGAGCTCATCCAGCAGCACCTCAACTCCGACCTGCAGGTGTCCACCATCCTGCTGACGATGTTCGACGGACGCACGAGGCTGGCCTCCGACGTGGCCGAGCAGGTCCGGGAGCACTTCGGGGACCGCGTGCTCCGCACCGCCATCCCCCGGTCCGTCCGCATCAGCGAGGCGCCCAGCCACGGGGAGACCGTCATCACCTACGATCCGGCCAGTAGCGGCGCCCTCTCCTATGCCGAGGCCGCCGCCGAGATGCGCACGACCAAGGAGTCGGCATGA
- the yidC gene encoding membrane protein insertase YidC codes for MGFFDTILFPFIWFDSAILVGLEWLLTRLGLPDTSGWTWVLAIVGLVVTLRALLTPLMIRQIKSQRRLQIVQPELMKIQAKYKGKKDQASQKAFQEETFGLYREAGANPFGACLPILVQMPFFFALFRLLNTAETVSVGEIEPLGLFTRELAAKMAGSEIFGAGLTSTFLHDQDLSAKILSLVLIIVMSGTQFITSHQLMRQNMSPEALNSPMARQQQILIYVLPVVFAVTGVNFPVALLVYWTVSNFWTMGQQFFVIRNMPAPNTPAEEKYKARMARKGRAATGVQLKNPNFMAEREAAQAEVRARTSGQRTQPKSKKRTKKR; via the coding sequence ATGGGATTCTTCGACACCATCCTGTTCCCCTTCATCTGGTTCGACTCCGCGATCCTCGTCGGCCTGGAGTGGCTGCTCACCCGGCTGGGGCTCCCGGACACCAGCGGGTGGACCTGGGTGCTCGCCATCGTCGGCCTGGTCGTCACGCTGCGCGCGCTGCTGACGCCCCTGATGATCCGGCAGATCAAGAGCCAGCGCCGGCTGCAGATCGTGCAGCCGGAGCTCATGAAGATCCAGGCGAAGTACAAGGGCAAGAAGGACCAGGCGAGCCAGAAGGCCTTCCAGGAGGAGACCTTCGGGCTCTACCGGGAGGCGGGGGCGAACCCGTTCGGTGCGTGCCTGCCGATCCTGGTCCAGATGCCGTTCTTCTTCGCGCTCTTCCGGTTGCTCAACACCGCGGAGACGGTCAGCGTCGGAGAGATCGAGCCGCTGGGTCTGTTCACCCGCGAGCTGGCGGCCAAGATGGCGGGCTCGGAGATCTTCGGGGCGGGCCTGACGTCCACCTTCCTGCACGACCAGGACCTGTCCGCCAAGATCCTCTCCCTGGTGCTCATCATCGTGATGTCGGGCACGCAGTTCATCACCAGCCACCAGCTGATGCGGCAGAACATGTCGCCGGAGGCGCTGAACAGCCCGATGGCGCGGCAGCAGCAGATTCTCATCTACGTGCTGCCGGTCGTCTTCGCCGTCACCGGCGTCAACTTCCCGGTCGCCCTGCTGGTCTACTGGACGGTCAGCAACTTCTGGACGATGGGCCAGCAGTTCTTCGTCATCCGGAACATGCCGGCCCCGAACACCCCGGCCGAGGAGAAGTACAAGGCCCGCATGGCCCGCAAGGGCAGGGCCGCCACCGGGGTCCAGCTGAAGAACCCCAACTTCATGGCCGAGCGGGAGGCCGCGCAGGCGGAGGTCCGGGCGCGGACCTCGGGCCAGCGGACCCAGCCGAAGAGCAAGAAGCGCACGAAGAAGCGTTGA
- the yidD gene encoding membrane protein insertion efficiency factor YidD, translated as MWLIRLYQFTISPLLGPVCRYYPSCSAYGVTALERHGLLRGGWLTVRRVLRCHPWAAGGVDHVPPPPGAAARARPETIREQHAPTTTPGGEPLAPRRD; from the coding sequence GTGTGGTTGATCAGGCTCTACCAGTTCACCATCTCGCCCCTGCTCGGCCCGGTCTGTCGCTACTACCCGTCCTGCTCCGCCTACGGGGTGACGGCCCTCGAGCGGCACGGCCTGCTGCGGGGCGGCTGGTTGACCGTGCGCCGCGTGCTGCGCTGCCACCCGTGGGCGGCCGGTGGGGTCGACCACGTGCCACCGCCTCCCGGTGCGGCTGCCCGCGCCCGACCTGAGACGATCCGGGAGCAGCACGCTCCGACGACCACCCCGGGCGGCGAGCCCCTCGCCCCCCGCCGAGACTGA
- the rsmG gene encoding 16S rRNA (guanine(527)-N(7))-methyltransferase RsmG, translating into MGPSRRAPEPTPQALEVFGARLPLAQDYAELLATTGIEHGLIGPRETERLWDRHLVNCAVPGDLLAPDSSVIDIGSGAGLPGIVLAIARPDLHVDLVEPLLRRTTWLERAVEDLGLGNVSVHRGRAEELAGSLIAPVVTARAVASLDKLVRWSFPLLPAGGRLLALKGEAAARELEEAGQVLRRHRVEDSRLHLLAEGTAAGPVRVVEVVRPSEPEGVQERPQGPRASRGSQGRTGRSRRRRR; encoded by the coding sequence ATGGGCCCGTCCCGCCGCGCGCCCGAGCCGACGCCCCAGGCGCTCGAGGTCTTCGGGGCGAGGTTGCCTCTCGCGCAGGACTACGCCGAGCTGCTGGCCACCACCGGGATCGAGCACGGGCTGATCGGTCCGCGGGAGACGGAGCGCCTGTGGGACCGGCACCTCGTCAACTGCGCCGTCCCCGGTGACCTCCTGGCCCCGGACTCCTCGGTCATCGACATCGGCTCCGGGGCCGGTCTGCCCGGCATCGTCCTCGCGATCGCCCGACCCGACCTGCACGTGGATCTCGTCGAGCCCCTGCTGCGCAGGACCACCTGGCTGGAGCGCGCCGTCGAGGACCTGGGCCTGGGCAACGTCTCGGTCCACCGCGGCCGGGCCGAGGAGCTGGCCGGGAGCCTCATCGCCCCCGTGGTGACGGCCCGGGCCGTGGCGTCGCTGGACAAGCTCGTGCGCTGGTCCTTCCCGCTGCTCCCGGCGGGTGGCCGCCTGCTGGCGCTCAAGGGTGAGGCGGCGGCCCGGGAGCTGGAGGAGGCGGGGCAGGTGCTGCGGCGGCACCGTGTCGAGGACTCCCGCCTGCACCTGCTCGCCGAGGGCACGGCAGCGGGGCCGGTGCGGGTCGTCGAGGTGGTCCGCCCCTCCGAGCCGGAGGGCGTGCAGGAAAGGCCGCAGGGACCACGGGCTTCACGGGGTTCACAGGGAAGGACGGGGCGCTCGCGGCGCCGACGTCGCTGA